A genomic window from Colletotrichum destructivum chromosome 7, complete sequence includes:
- a CDS encoding Putative multiple myeloma tumor-associated protein: protein MDLLSSVRKSGSRGGVNFSWDEVANSAHRENYLGHSLKAPVGRWQKGRDLNWYAKGDDAAGAREGETEQERAERERKEELRKVKEAEEDALARALGLPVPQRDTSGANAVEVSGIRGIGAAAAAGDNHVEEEQQQQKKGGLVVSEKRERRDRDQERERRRRRSRSRSPRRERRRDGGERRRDDGERRRSRERERGEEERRWRGEGRDHDRERGGRDEGRERRHHRRARSRSHDREPREHRRRSRSREGRGAPSGGRRRSPDERRR from the coding sequence ATGGACCTCCTCTCGAGCGTCCGCAAGTCCGGctcccgcggcggcgtcaactTCAGCTGggacgaggtcgccaacTCGGCCCATCGCGAGAACTACCTTGGCCACAGCCTCAAGGCCCCTGTTGGCCGCTGGCAAAAGGGCCGTGACCTCAACTGGTACGCCAAGggggacgacgccgccggcgcgcgcgagggcgagacAGAGCAGGAGCGGGCGGAGCGCGAGCGCAAGGAAGAGCTGCGGAAGGTtaaggaggccgaggaggacgccctcgcgcgcgcgctggGGCTTCCCGTGCCGCAGAGGGACACCTCAGGCGCCAACGCCGTGGAGGTCAGCGGGATCAGGGGGatcggcgcggcggcggcggcgggtgacAACCatgtggaggaggagcagcagcagcagaagaagggcggGCTCGTCGTTTCGGAGAAGAGGGAGCGGAGAGATCGCGAccaggagagggagaggagaaggcgacggaGTCGGAGTCGAAGCCCAAGACGGGAAAGGAGGCGAGACGGTGGGGAAAGGAGgcgagatgatggagagaggagacGGAGCCGCGAGAGGGAAcgtggcgaggaggagaggcgGTGGAGAGGTGAGGGACGGGATCACGATCGCGAGCGCGGGGGTCGCGACGAAGGGCGAGAGAGACGGCACCATCGCCGCGCGAGGAGTCGGAGCCACGACCGCGAGCCGAGGGAGCATCGTCGGCGGAGCAGGAGTCGCGAGGGACGCGGAGCACCCTCTGGGGGTCGACGGCGCAGCCCGGACgagcgtcgacgatga